Proteins encoded in a region of the Pseudomonas syringae KCTC 12500 genome:
- the mutM gene encoding bifunctional DNA-formamidopyrimidine glycosylase/DNA-(apurinic or apyrimidinic site) lyase, with the protein MPELPEVETTRRGIAPHLEGQRVSRVIVRDSRLRWPIPEDLDVRLSGQRIVQVDRRAKYLLIQAEVGTLISHLGMSGNLRLVEAGLPALKHEHVDIELESGLALRYTDPRRFGAMLWSLDPHNHELLIRLGPEPLTDLFDGQRLYERSRGKSIAVKPFVMDNAVVVGVGNIYATEALFAAGIDPRREAGSVSRARYLKLAIEIKRILAYAIERGGTTLRDFIGGDGKPGYFQQELFAYGRGGQPCKVCGTTLREVKLGQRASVYCPKCQR; encoded by the coding sequence ATGCCTGAATTACCTGAAGTCGAAACCACCCGTCGCGGCATTGCGCCGCATCTTGAAGGTCAGCGCGTCAGCCGCGTGATCGTGCGCGACAGCCGCTTGCGCTGGCCCATTCCCGAAGATCTGGACGTTCGCCTGTCCGGCCAGCGCATCGTGCAGGTCGATCGGCGCGCCAAGTACCTGCTGATCCAGGCTGAGGTGGGCACCTTGATCAGCCATCTGGGCATGTCCGGGAATCTGCGTCTGGTCGAAGCCGGGCTTCCGGCGCTCAAGCATGAGCACGTCGATATCGAACTGGAGTCCGGGCTGGCCTTGCGATACACCGACCCGCGTCGCTTCGGCGCGATGCTCTGGAGCCTTGATCCGCACAACCACGAACTGTTGATCCGCCTGGGGCCGGAGCCGCTGACCGATCTGTTCGATGGTCAACGTCTTTACGAGCGTTCGCGTGGCAAGTCGATCGCGGTCAAGCCGTTCGTCATGGACAACGCCGTTGTGGTCGGGGTGGGCAATATCTATGCGACCGAAGCGCTGTTCGCCGCGGGCATCGACCCGCGCCGCGAAGCCGGGAGTGTGTCCCGGGCGCGTTACCTGAAGCTGGCCATCGAGATCAAGCGCATTCTGGCCTACGCGATAGAGCGTGGCGGCACCACCCTGCGTGACTTCATTGGCGGCGACGGCAAGCCCGGGTATTTCCAGCAGGAATTGTTTGCGTATGGGCGTGGCGGTCAGCCATGCAAGGTATGCGGTACGACGCTGCGTGAGGTCAAGCTGGGCCAGCGCGCCAGCGTTTACTGCCCGAAATGTCAGCGCTGA
- a CDS encoding HDOD domain-containing protein, with protein sequence MPPQPQIMVDLQMEQYMPDPDLGAIARLIAQDPGLSGALLKIVNSAHYGLSSKIASIDKAVNLLGSRTVINLINAQSIRGEMTDEAIVTLNRFWDTAQDVAMTSLTLAKRIGSQTVDESYALGLFHDCGIPLMLKRFPDYMTVLEEAYANAGPDCRVVDTENRAFDTNHSVVGYYTAKSWRLPEHVTNAIANHHNALAIFQDDSSRDPTLKNLLAPLKMAEHICQSYRVLGSQDVDHEWESVGPLVLDYVALSEYDFEYLRESIRELGAR encoded by the coding sequence GTGCCTCCCCAGCCACAGATCATGGTTGATCTGCAGATGGAGCAGTACATGCCTGATCCGGATCTGGGTGCCATCGCGCGCTTGATTGCACAGGATCCGGGGTTGTCCGGGGCGCTGCTGAAGATCGTTAACTCGGCGCATTACGGTCTGTCCAGCAAGATCGCCTCGATCGATAAGGCGGTAAATCTGCTCGGCAGTCGTACCGTCATCAATCTGATCAACGCACAGTCGATCAGAGGCGAGATGACTGACGAGGCCATTGTGACGTTGAACCGCTTCTGGGACACGGCCCAGGATGTGGCGATGACCAGTCTGACGCTGGCCAAGCGCATCGGCTCGCAAACGGTGGATGAATCCTATGCGCTGGGTCTGTTTCATGACTGCGGTATCCCGCTGATGCTCAAGCGCTTTCCCGATTACATGACGGTGCTGGAGGAGGCCTACGCCAATGCCGGACCTGACTGTCGGGTGGTCGACACTGAAAACCGTGCGTTCGACACCAACCATTCTGTGGTGGGTTATTACACGGCCAAATCCTGGCGTTTGCCGGAGCACGTCACCAACGCCATCGCCAATCATCACAACGCATTGGCGATCTTTCAGGACGACTCAAGCCGCGATCCCACGCTCAAGAATCTGCTGGCTCCGCTGAAAATGGCTGAACATATCTGCCAGTCCTACCGTGTGCTGGGCAGTCAGGATGTTGATCACGAGTGGGAAAGTGTCGGGCCGCTGGTGCTGGATTACGTCGCGCTGTCCGAATATGACTTTGAATACCTGAGGGAAAGCATTCGCGAGCTGGGCGCGCGCTGA
- a CDS encoding type 1 glutamine amidotransferase domain-containing protein — MSKALTGKRIAILVTDGFEQVELTGPKEALEQAGATVEILSAEEGKVKGWNHDKPADDFKVDRTFKAANATDYHGVVLPGGVQNSDTIRVDTDAQQIVKDIDAAGKPLAVICHGGWLLISAGLVKGKTLTSFNSLKDDLVNAGAKWVDQEVVTDDKLISSRQPDDIPAFNSKLIEALSA, encoded by the coding sequence ATGTCCAAAGCACTGACTGGCAAGCGCATCGCAATACTTGTAACCGACGGTTTCGAACAGGTTGAATTGACCGGTCCGAAAGAAGCGCTGGAGCAAGCAGGCGCCACCGTGGAAATCCTTTCCGCTGAAGAAGGCAAAGTCAAAGGCTGGAATCACGACAAGCCAGCTGACGACTTCAAGGTAGACCGGACTTTCAAGGCTGCCAATGCCACCGACTACCACGGCGTAGTCCTGCCGGGCGGCGTACAGAATTCCGACACCATTCGCGTCGACACTGACGCGCAGCAAATCGTCAAAGACATAGACGCTGCCGGCAAACCGCTGGCCGTCATCTGTCATGGCGGCTGGCTGTTGATTTCTGCCGGCCTGGTTAAGGGCAAGACGCTGACGAGCTTCAACTCCCTGAAAGACGACCTGGTCAACGCGGGCGCAAAATGGGTCGATCAGGAAGTCGTCACCGACGACAAGCTGATCAGCAGCCGCCAGCCCGACGACATCCCCGCCTTCAACAGCAAACTGATTGAAGCACTGTCTGCCTGA
- a CDS encoding class I SAM-dependent rRNA methyltransferase, which translates to MSLPSLRLKANADRRLRAGHLWVYSNEIDVAATPLHGFAAGDQAILEAAGGKPLGIVAMSPNNLICARLLSRDIKLPLDKSLLVHRLNVALSLRERLFDKPFYRLVYGDSDLLPGLVVDRFGDILVVQLASATMENHKEDIIAALVQVIKPSGILFKNDSAARDAEGLNRYVETVFGLVPEWVALEENGVKFEAPVMAGQKTGWFYDHRMNRARIAPYVKGKRVLDLYSYIGGWGIQAAAFGASDVTCVDASSFALDGVERNAALNGFAEKMTCIEGDVFEALKELKAAEERFDVIVADPPAFIKRKKDMKNGEGAYRRLNEQAMRLLSKDGILVSASCSMHLPEDDLQNILLTSARHLDRNIQLLERGGQGPDHPVHPAIAETRYIKSITCRLLPNS; encoded by the coding sequence ATGTCCCTGCCTAGCTTGCGCCTCAAAGCCAACGCCGACCGCCGCCTGCGCGCCGGTCATCTGTGGGTCTACAGCAACGAGATCGATGTAGCCGCCACCCCACTGCATGGTTTTGCAGCCGGTGATCAGGCCATCCTCGAAGCTGCGGGCGGCAAGCCGCTGGGCATCGTCGCCATGAGCCCCAACAACCTGATCTGCGCACGCCTGCTGTCCCGCGACATCAAGCTGCCGCTCGACAAGTCTCTGCTCGTCCACCGCCTCAATGTTGCGCTGTCGCTGCGTGAGCGTCTGTTCGACAAGCCCTTCTATCGCCTGGTCTACGGAGATTCCGACCTGCTGCCGGGTCTGGTGGTCGATCGTTTCGGTGACATTCTGGTCGTTCAGCTGGCCTCGGCCACGATGGAAAACCACAAGGAAGACATCATTGCGGCGCTGGTCCAGGTCATCAAGCCAAGCGGTATTCTGTTCAAAAACGATTCGGCGGCTCGCGACGCGGAAGGCCTGAATCGTTACGTCGAAACCGTGTTCGGTCTGGTACCGGAATGGGTCGCGCTGGAAGAGAACGGCGTGAAGTTCGAAGCACCGGTCATGGCCGGGCAAAAAACCGGCTGGTTCTATGACCACCGCATGAACCGCGCGCGCATCGCCCCTTACGTCAAAGGCAAGCGTGTGCTCGACCTCTACAGCTATATCGGTGGCTGGGGGATTCAGGCAGCGGCTTTCGGTGCCAGCGATGTCACCTGCGTCGACGCGTCGTCCTTCGCCCTGGATGGCGTGGAGCGCAACGCAGCCCTGAACGGTTTTGCAGAAAAGATGACCTGCATCGAAGGCGATGTCTTCGAAGCACTCAAGGAACTGAAAGCCGCTGAAGAACGTTTCGACGTGATCGTCGCCGACCCGCCGGCGTTCATCAAACGCAAGAAAGACATGAAAAACGGTGAAGGCGCCTACCGCCGCCTGAACGAGCAAGCCATGCGCCTGCTCAGCAAGGACGGCATTCTGGTCAGCGCGTCGTGCTCGATGCACCTGCCGGAAGACGACCTGCAGAACATCCTCCTGACCAGCGCCCGCCATCTGGACCGCAACATCCAGCTGCTGGAACGCGGCGGCCAGGGCCCGGACCATCCGGTACACCCGGCCATTGCCGAAACGCGCTACATCAAGAGCATCACCTGCCGGCTGCTGCCCAACAGTTGA
- a CDS encoding TraX family protein has translation MDLSNPPFLPGRNKALDLLKWLAMLSMVLDHLRYVGWSVDFLYVPGRFAFPWFCLAIAVNLSRRSAAIVAPRVQWRYLGWLLVFAGLSEIPYRLFMADASVLNVMPTLLLGLVIAQGWQQRNPTTRVMALVALLLTAIFQKYLMFGFAGVLLPLVFVLVLEKRLWYALFPAVFCLAGNAWPQMFAGASWGDPISIGSIVACVLAPLLGIALLRAKPGFAVIPMRRWAYAIYPLHFLLLLGVRGVLGRV, from the coding sequence ATGGATCTTTCCAACCCGCCTTTTCTGCCCGGACGCAACAAGGCGCTGGACCTGCTCAAGTGGCTGGCGATGTTGAGTATGGTGCTTGACCACCTTCGCTATGTGGGCTGGTCAGTCGATTTTCTTTACGTGCCGGGGCGTTTTGCCTTTCCCTGGTTCTGCCTGGCAATTGCCGTGAATCTTTCCCGGCGCAGCGCAGCGATTGTGGCCCCGCGGGTGCAATGGCGCTATCTGGGCTGGCTGCTGGTGTTTGCCGGGTTGTCGGAGATCCCGTATCGGCTGTTCATGGCTGACGCGAGCGTGCTGAATGTGATGCCGACCCTGCTGCTGGGGCTGGTGATTGCTCAGGGCTGGCAGCAGCGCAATCCGACAACCCGAGTGATGGCCCTTGTCGCCTTGCTGCTGACGGCGATCTTCCAGAAATACCTGATGTTTGGCTTTGCCGGTGTGCTGCTGCCGCTGGTCTTTGTGCTGGTGCTGGAAAAGCGACTTTGGTATGCGTTGTTCCCGGCGGTCTTTTGTCTGGCGGGTAATGCTTGGCCCCAGATGTTTGCCGGTGCGAGCTGGGGCGATCCGATTTCCATCGGTTCGATAGTGGCTTGCGTGTTGGCGCCTTTGCTGGGCATCGCGCTGCTGCGGGCAAAGCCCGGGTTCGCAGTGATCCCGATGCGGCGCTGGGCCTATGCGATCTATCCGCTGCACTTTCTGCTGTTGCTGGGCGTGCGGGGAGTGTTGGGCAGGGTTTGA
- a CDS encoding low specificity L-threonine aldolase produces MTDQSQQFASDNYSGICPEAWAAMEQANKGHQRAYGDDQWTARASDDFRRLFETDCEVFFAFNGTAANSLALSSLCQSYHSVICSETAHVETDECGAPEFFSNGSKLLTARSAGGKLTPESIREVALKRQDIHYPKPRVVTLTQATEVGGVYQPEELKAISATCKELGLHLHMDGARFSNACAFLEASPAELTWKSGVDVLCFGGTKNGMAVGEAILFFDHDLAEDFDYRCKQAGQLASKMRFLSAPWVGLLENDAWLKHARHANRCAQLLAELVKDIPGVELMFPVQANGVFLQLSEPAIAALTARGWRFYTFIGNGGARFMCSWDTEEERVRELAADIRLVMQG; encoded by the coding sequence ATGACAGACCAAAGCCAACAGTTCGCCAGCGACAACTATTCCGGTATCTGCCCTGAAGCCTGGGCAGCCATGGAGCAGGCGAACAAGGGCCATCAACGCGCTTATGGTGATGATCAATGGACTGCACGCGCCTCGGATGATTTCCGCCGACTGTTCGAAACCGACTGCGAAGTGTTTTTCGCCTTCAACGGCACGGCGGCCAACTCGCTGGCGCTGTCATCGCTGTGCCAGAGTTACCACAGTGTCATCTGTTCGGAAACGGCTCACGTCGAAACCGATGAATGCGGTGCGCCGGAGTTTTTCTCCAACGGCTCCAAACTGCTGACCGCACGCAGCGCGGGCGGCAAGCTGACCCCGGAATCGATTCGTGAAGTGGCGCTCAAGCGTCAGGACATTCACTACCCCAAGCCGCGCGTGGTGACCCTCACCCAGGCCACTGAGGTGGGCGGCGTCTATCAGCCGGAAGAACTCAAGGCGATCAGCGCGACCTGCAAAGAACTGGGCCTGCATCTGCACATGGACGGTGCCCGCTTCTCCAATGCCTGCGCCTTTCTGGAGGCCTCCCCGGCTGAACTGACCTGGAAGTCCGGCGTTGACGTGTTGTGCTTCGGCGGCACCAAAAACGGTATGGCGGTGGGCGAAGCCATTCTGTTTTTCGACCATGATCTGGCTGAAGACTTCGACTATCGCTGCAAGCAGGCCGGGCAACTGGCGTCGAAAATGCGCTTCCTGTCTGCACCGTGGGTCGGCCTGCTGGAAAACGACGCCTGGCTCAAACACGCCCGCCACGCCAACCGCTGTGCGCAACTGCTCGCCGAACTGGTCAAGGACATTCCTGGCGTGGAGCTGATGTTCCCGGTGCAGGCCAATGGCGTGTTCCTGCAGCTGTCGGAGCCGGCCATTGCTGCATTGACCGCGCGAGGCTGGCGCTTCTATACCTTCATCGGCAACGGCGGCGCACGTTTCATGTGCTCGTGGGACACCGAAGAAGAGCGCGTGCGTGAACTGGCCGCCGATATCAGGCTGGTAATGCAGGGCTGA
- a CDS encoding TldD/PmbA family protein, translated as MFDFSARLKQHFAALQSEAQFFSVRYVHRTGQRLCVRKNVAEPPSLISDEGAMLTVRLNGVEAYAATNDISLKGLQAALQQAETLARRLAPHALLDLSDQAVSSAKADYLSPNMDQAFPSLSDCIGLLMAECSAVPVDERLVNWQAILGLETVEQIYLNSAGAQLRQAQRFVFPGMSVTAYDGRDSQTRTLGGHNFGQQGGIEVLSSCGLIGSAANVADEALQLILAPNTPSGPRDLLLMPDQMVLQIHESIGHPLELDRILGDERNYAGTSFVKTTDFGTLQYGSSLLNVTFDPEIPEQLASYAHDDDGTSASKQFLIRDGLLQRPLGGALSQYRSGLAGVANSRASSWNRAPIDRMANLNIEPGDQSLDSLIGNIEHGILMSSNRSWSIDDARNKFQFGCEWGQLIENGELKGLVKNPNYRAISAQFWKNLSAVGDASTFQVLGTPNCGKGEPNQVIRVGHASPACVFANVDVFGGDA; from the coding sequence ATGTTCGATTTCTCCGCCCGGCTCAAGCAGCATTTCGCTGCCCTGCAGAGTGAAGCGCAATTCTTTTCCGTACGTTACGTGCACCGCACCGGCCAACGCCTGTGCGTGCGCAAGAATGTGGCCGAGCCGCCGTCACTGATCAGCGACGAGGGCGCCATGCTGACCGTGCGCCTGAATGGCGTTGAAGCCTACGCCGCCACCAACGACATTTCCCTGAAGGGTTTGCAGGCTGCCTTGCAGCAGGCCGAAACCCTGGCCCGCCGTCTGGCACCGCATGCGCTGCTGGACCTGAGCGATCAGGCGGTCTCGAGCGCCAAGGCTGACTACCTGTCGCCAAACATGGATCAAGCCTTCCCATCGCTGAGCGACTGCATCGGCCTATTGATGGCCGAGTGCAGCGCGGTCCCTGTGGACGAACGTCTGGTCAACTGGCAGGCCATACTGGGGCTGGAAACCGTCGAGCAAATCTACCTCAACAGCGCGGGCGCGCAATTGCGTCAGGCGCAGCGCTTTGTGTTTCCGGGCATGAGCGTGACGGCCTACGACGGTCGCGACAGCCAGACGCGCACTCTGGGCGGGCATAACTTCGGCCAGCAAGGTGGCATCGAAGTGCTGAGCAGTTGTGGCCTGATCGGGTCTGCCGCCAACGTCGCCGACGAAGCGTTGCAGCTGATCCTCGCCCCCAATACGCCATCAGGCCCACGCGACCTGCTGCTGATGCCCGATCAGATGGTCCTGCAGATTCACGAGTCCATCGGCCATCCCCTGGAGCTGGACCGGATTCTCGGTGACGAGCGCAATTACGCAGGCACCAGTTTCGTCAAAACGACTGACTTCGGCACCCTGCAATACGGCTCCAGCCTGCTGAACGTAACTTTCGACCCGGAGATTCCCGAGCAGTTGGCCAGCTACGCGCACGATGACGATGGTACGTCAGCCAGCAAGCAGTTCCTGATTCGTGACGGCCTGCTGCAACGCCCGCTCGGCGGTGCCCTGTCGCAATACCGCAGCGGCCTGGCGGGCGTCGCCAACAGCCGCGCCTCCAGCTGGAACCGTGCCCCCATCGATCGCATGGCTAACCTGAACATCGAACCGGGTGACCAGTCGCTGGACAGTCTGATCGGCAACATCGAGCACGGCATTCTGATGTCGAGCAATCGCTCCTGGTCCATCGACGATGCACGCAACAAATTCCAGTTCGGCTGCGAATGGGGCCAACTGATCGAGAACGGCGAGCTCAAGGGCTTGGTGAAAAACCCCAATTATCGGGCGATCTCTGCGCAGTTCTGGAAAAACCTCAGCGCAGTCGGTGATGCCAGCACCTTTCAGGTCCTCGGCACGCCGAATTGCGGCAAGGGCGAACCCAACCAGGTGATCCGTGTAGGTCATGCCTCTCCGGCGTGCGTGTTTGCCAATGTCGATGTGTTTGGAGGAGATGCCTGA
- a CDS encoding TldD/PmbA family protein yields the protein MSHQQQFEALVAVLKAAISPTEHFTLAYDAEASDFIRFNHGQVRQAGSVQQVIVTFKLIDDGRHANLELTLSGDAETDQQRLVDALQQLRETLPSLARDPYLLPNTNAWQSSNVQDLPLPDSARVVEQISELAGDLDLVGFYAAGPLYRGFASSWGALGWHQANSFNFDWSLFHENGQAVKANYAGHHWSDEAFAQRFQQAREQLEFLGRPLHALKPGQYRAYLAPAALDEVIGMLTWGGFSAQSLASKRSPLQRLYDGETLFSPLVNFDEQVSGSLSPAFSREGYPRKDLKLIVDGQARDRLVDSSSAAEYDLPANGADDGEGPSALSIAGGSLELDQILARLGTGLYISNLWYLNFSDRAAARLTGMTRFATFWVEEGKIVAPVSTMRFDDSAYSLLGSALEDLTKERELILQSSTYSQRQTGSIQLPGALISRLTLTL from the coding sequence ATGTCGCACCAACAGCAGTTCGAGGCGCTGGTCGCCGTGCTCAAGGCTGCCATCAGCCCAACGGAACACTTCACTCTGGCCTACGACGCCGAGGCGTCTGACTTCATCCGGTTCAACCACGGCCAGGTTCGACAGGCCGGGAGCGTCCAGCAGGTCATCGTGACGTTCAAACTGATCGATGACGGCCGGCATGCCAATCTGGAACTGACCTTGTCCGGCGACGCCGAGACCGACCAGCAGCGCCTTGTCGACGCCCTGCAACAACTGCGCGAAACACTGCCGTCGCTGGCCAGGGATCCCTATCTGTTGCCAAACACGAATGCCTGGCAAAGCAGCAACGTTCAAGACTTGCCGCTGCCGGACAGCGCCCGGGTCGTCGAGCAGATCAGCGAACTGGCAGGCGATCTGGACCTGGTAGGTTTCTATGCGGCAGGCCCGCTTTACCGCGGCTTCGCCAGTTCGTGGGGCGCGCTGGGCTGGCATCAGGCCAACAGCTTCAATTTCGACTGGAGCCTGTTTCACGAAAACGGCCAGGCAGTGAAAGCCAACTACGCGGGTCACCACTGGAGCGACGAAGCCTTCGCGCAGCGTTTTCAGCAGGCCCGCGAACAGCTGGAATTTCTCGGCCGCCCGCTGCATGCGCTAAAGCCCGGACAATACCGCGCGTACCTGGCGCCAGCGGCTCTGGACGAAGTCATCGGCATGCTCACCTGGGGCGGATTTTCCGCGCAGTCACTGGCCAGTAAACGCAGCCCGCTACAAAGGCTGTATGACGGCGAGACACTTTTCAGCCCGCTGGTCAACTTCGACGAGCAAGTCAGCGGTTCGCTCTCGCCGGCGTTTTCACGCGAAGGCTACCCACGCAAGGACCTGAAACTGATCGTCGACGGGCAAGCCCGCGATCGACTGGTGGATTCGAGCAGCGCTGCCGAATACGACCTGCCTGCCAACGGCGCGGATGATGGCGAAGGTCCAAGCGCGTTGAGCATTGCCGGCGGTTCGCTGGAGCTGGATCAGATCCTTGCAAGGCTCGGTACCGGTCTTTACATCAGTAACCTGTGGTACCTGAACTTCTCCGACCGCGCCGCTGCGCGCCTCACCGGAATGACACGTTTCGCAACGTTCTGGGTCGAAGAGGGCAAGATCGTCGCGCCGGTGAGCACCATGCGTTTCGATGACAGCGCCTACAGCCTGCTGGGCAGCGCACTGGAGGACCTGACCAAAGAAAGGGAACTGATTCTCCAATCGAGTACCTACAGTCAGCGCCAGACTGGTTCAATCCAGTTGCCTGGCGCATTGATCAGCCGACTTACCCTCACGCTATAG
- the mdtD gene encoding multidrug transporter subunit MdtD, protein MQNSAAPIMDEKTLRWMPWVIAIAFFMQSLDGTILNTALPSMARSLAEDPLRMQSVVIAYMLTIALLIPASGWIADRFGIKRIFFSAILLFSFGSLLCALSWSLNVLVAARVIQGLGGALMLPIGRLIVLRAYPRSELVRIMGFITVPGLLGPLLGPTLGGWMVEYLSWHWIFLINILVGILGCYAVKHFIPDLPGGGRTRFDGVGFILFGAAMVLITIALEGLGELHLPHMRVVLLLFAGMGCLAAYWLRAGHIESPLFAPSLFRTRTFAVGIMGNLFARLGSGALPFLVPLLLQVALGYSPSQAGMSMLPLAAAGMFAKTVARWLIERLGYRTILTGNTLLLGILLASLALVDVQTPYWVLLVHLGLLGAVNSLQFTAMNTVTLIDLDDASAASGNSLLSVVAQLSLSLGVASAAALLGGFSEEVATGEVSSMLGAFQLTFLSVGVLAMFAAGIFLQLPAKEHRVAKA, encoded by the coding sequence ATGCAGAACTCAGCAGCGCCGATCATGGACGAAAAGACCCTGCGCTGGATGCCCTGGGTCATCGCCATCGCATTCTTCATGCAAAGCCTGGACGGCACGATTCTCAACACCGCCTTGCCGTCCATGGCCCGCTCGCTGGCAGAAGACCCATTGCGCATGCAGTCGGTCGTCATCGCCTACATGCTGACCATTGCGCTGCTGATCCCGGCTTCGGGCTGGATCGCCGACCGGTTCGGGATCAAGCGCATCTTCTTCAGCGCCATCCTGCTGTTCAGCTTCGGATCGTTGCTGTGTGCGCTGTCCTGGTCATTGAACGTATTGGTGGCCGCCCGGGTGATTCAGGGGCTGGGGGGCGCGCTGATGCTGCCCATCGGACGCCTGATCGTATTGCGCGCCTATCCGCGATCGGAGCTGGTGCGGATCATGGGTTTTATCACCGTGCCGGGCCTTTTGGGTCCGTTGCTGGGTCCGACGCTTGGCGGCTGGATGGTCGAGTACCTGAGCTGGCACTGGATTTTCCTGATCAACATTCTGGTCGGCATCCTCGGTTGCTATGCCGTCAAACACTTCATCCCTGATCTTCCGGGAGGCGGTCGAACGCGGTTTGACGGCGTCGGCTTCATCCTGTTTGGCGCGGCGATGGTATTGATCACCATTGCTCTGGAGGGCCTGGGCGAGCTGCACTTGCCACACATGCGCGTGGTGCTGCTGCTGTTTGCCGGAATGGGCTGCCTGGCAGCGTATTGGCTGCGTGCCGGGCACATAGAATCGCCGTTGTTTGCCCCGTCACTGTTCCGTACCCGGACGTTTGCGGTCGGCATCATGGGCAACCTGTTCGCCCGCTTGGGCAGCGGTGCCCTGCCGTTTCTGGTGCCGTTGCTGCTGCAAGTAGCGCTGGGATATTCGCCATCTCAGGCGGGTATGAGCATGTTGCCGCTGGCGGCCGCGGGCATGTTCGCCAAGACCGTCGCCCGCTGGCTGATCGAGCGGCTGGGCTATCGCACGATTCTGACCGGCAACACACTGCTGCTGGGCATCCTCCTGGCCAGCCTGGCGCTGGTGGATGTGCAAACCCCCTACTGGGTATTGCTCGTGCATCTGGGACTGCTCGGCGCGGTCAACTCCTTGCAGTTCACGGCCATGAATACGGTCACACTGATCGATCTGGACGATGCCAGCGCAGCAAGTGGCAACAGCCTGCTTTCGGTGGTAGCGCAGCTCTCGCTGAGTCTTGGCGTGGCAAGCGCAGCAGCCTTGCTGGGTGGTTTCAGCGAAGAAGTTGCCACCGGCGAGGTCAGCAGCATGTTGGGGGCATTCCAGCTGACCTTCCTGAGTGTCGGGGTGCTGGCGATGTTTGCAGCAGGTATTTTTCTGCAATTGCCAGCGAAGGAACACCGCGTGGCCAAAGCCTGA
- the msrA gene encoding peptide-methionine (S)-S-oxide reductase MsrA produces MTLRSEILVNKNVLPTAEQALPGREIPMALPETHFVNGNPLLGPFSSDVEFAIFGMGCFWGAERRLWQQEGVVSTVAGYAGGFTPNPTYEEVCSGLTGHTEVVLVVYEPAKISYEALLKVFWEVHNPTQGMRQGNDIGTQYRSVIYCTTPEQLDAAKASAETFQAELNKAGKGTITTEIEQAPTVYFAEAYHQQYLAKNPQGYCGLGGTGVCMPA; encoded by the coding sequence ATGACTTTGCGCTCGGAAATTCTAGTGAATAAAAACGTACTGCCTACCGCCGAACAAGCACTACCGGGTCGTGAAATACCTATGGCGCTTCCGGAAACTCACTTCGTCAACGGCAATCCGCTGTTGGGACCGTTTTCGAGCGATGTCGAATTCGCCATCTTCGGCATGGGTTGCTTCTGGGGCGCAGAACGTCGTCTGTGGCAACAGGAAGGTGTGGTGAGCACTGTCGCCGGCTACGCGGGCGGATTTACCCCGAACCCGACTTACGAAGAAGTCTGCTCCGGGCTGACCGGCCACACCGAAGTGGTGTTGGTGGTCTACGAGCCAGCAAAAATCAGCTATGAAGCACTGCTGAAAGTGTTCTGGGAAGTGCATAACCCGACTCAAGGCATGCGTCAGGGCAATGACATCGGCACTCAGTATCGCTCGGTGATTTACTGCACCACTCCCGAACAGCTCGACGCCGCCAAAGCCAGTGCCGAAACGTTCCAGGCGGAACTGAACAAGGCCGGTAAGGGCACCATCACCACCGAAATCGAGCAGGCCCCGACGGTTTACTTTGCCGAAGCCTACCACCAGCAATACCTGGCCAAGAACCCACAGGGCTACTGCGGGCTGGGCGGCACCGGGGTGTGCATGCCGGCCTGA